A single genomic interval of Helianthus annuus cultivar XRQ/B chromosome 13, HanXRQr2.0-SUNRISE, whole genome shotgun sequence harbors:
- the LOC110900911 gene encoding N66 matrix protein-like — MVTTSKPLTITEAIDLSVALTEEAIRLNKFSISDQKKKETHVESSGENKRKFSNFKKGTSSASKRKDTNPLAKVKTGVENKGKGYMGTLPKCDMYQYHHAGQCRVRKCESCGKNGHSKETCWAGTGRGNGGQRGYGSRNGNNNYGGNGYGNRNQGGNGGNGNRGGNGNPAGNGNREVNENQGGNGNGNGWGPGSYASGVT, encoded by the exons atggtgacgacatcaaagCCTCTAACAATCACTGAGGCCATTGATCTAAGTGTGGCGCTAACTGAAGAGGCGATCAGGTTGAACAAATTTTCGATCTCTGAccagaagaagaaggagactcacgttgagtcgtCAGGTGAGAATAAAAGGAAATTCTCAAATTTCAAGAAGGGAACCAGCAGTGCCAGCAAGCGTAAAGATACAAACCCGCTGGCCAAAGTCAAGACTGGTGTTGAAAACAAAGGAAAAGGGtatatgggcactctgcccaaatgTGATATGTACCAGTACCATCATGCTGGCCAGTGCAGGGTTAGGAAATGTGAGTCTTGTGGAAAGAATGGTCATTCGAAGGAGACGTGTTGGGCTGGTACTGGTCGTGGTAATGGTGGTCAGAGAGGTTATGGCAGCAGGAATGGAAACAATAACTATGGTGGAAATGGGTATGGAAACCGCAaccaaggaggaaatggcggtaACGGAAACCGTGGTGGCAATGGAAACCCAGCTGGTAATGGAAACCGTGAAGTGAACGAAAATCAGGGTGGTAATGGGAATGGAAATGGTTGGGGACCAG GTTCGTATGCAAGTGGTGTCACATAA